In Lotus japonicus ecotype B-129 chromosome 5, LjGifu_v1.2, one genomic interval encodes:
- the LOC130720711 gene encoding uncharacterized protein LOC130720711 isoform X1 produces MESEGQKGTLNPSAMLATLLSKRHKLHEELRNIEKQVYDMETSYLQDPGQCGNVLKGFEGFLSSSKNTALLKRSRKFQPEDRLFSLSSVTSPAKSLLLDEMMEDQILVLVVQRVVEFMQMDRVNQRKEEVRQEMQREQGLLVNKILIMKMTLTRHSD; encoded by the exons ATGGAATCAGAAG GGCAAAAGGGTACGCTGAACCCGTCAGCAATGTTGGCTACCCTGCTTAGTAAGAGACACAAGCTTCACGAGGAGCTTCGTAACATTGAAAAGCAG GTTTATGATATGGAGACAAGTTATTTACAAGATCCCGGACAGTGTGGCAATGTATTAAAAGGATTTGAAGGGTTCCTATCTTCATCAAAGAACACTGCTCT CTTGAAGCGGTCTAGAAAGTTTCAGCCCGAAGATAGACTCTTTTCATTATCTTCAGTGACTTCGCCAGCG AAGAGCTTGCTGCTGGACGAGATG ATGGAAGATCAGATTTTGGTCCTGGTCGTTCAAAGGGTGGTGGAATTTATGCAAATGGACA GGGTAAaccaaagaaaggaagaggtGCGCCAAGAGATGCAAAGAGAGCAAGGGCTTCTAGTGAACAAGATTTTGATTATGAAGATGACCCTGACGCGACATAGTGATTGA
- the LOC130720711 gene encoding uncharacterized protein LOC130720711 isoform X2 has product MESEGQKGTLNPSAMLATLLSKRHKLHEELRNIEKQVYDMETSYLQDPGQCGNVLKGFEGFLSSSKNTALLKRSRKFQPEDRLFSLSSVTSPAAEELAAGRDDGRSDFGPGRSKGGGIYANGQGKPKKGRGAPRDAKRARASSEQDFDYEDDPDAT; this is encoded by the exons ATGGAATCAGAAG GGCAAAAGGGTACGCTGAACCCGTCAGCAATGTTGGCTACCCTGCTTAGTAAGAGACACAAGCTTCACGAGGAGCTTCGTAACATTGAAAAGCAG GTTTATGATATGGAGACAAGTTATTTACAAGATCCCGGACAGTGTGGCAATGTATTAAAAGGATTTGAAGGGTTCCTATCTTCATCAAAGAACACTGCTCT CTTGAAGCGGTCTAGAAAGTTTCAGCCCGAAGATAGACTCTTTTCATTATCTTCAGTGACTTCGCCAGCG GCAGAAGAGCTTGCTGCTGGACGAGATG ATGGAAGATCAGATTTTGGTCCTGGTCGTTCAAAGGGTGGTGGAATTTATGCAAATGGACA GGGTAAaccaaagaaaggaagaggtGCGCCAAGAGATGCAAAGAGAGCAAGGGCTTCTAGTGAACAAGATTTTGATTATGAAGATGACCCTGACGCGACATAG
- the LOC130718252 gene encoding protein RALF-like 33 — translation MAKSPSLPFFMISAVATILLAASMVVAGGDSLMATGWVTGPHCKGSIAECLEGEEGEEFELDSEINRRILADTRYISYGALRKNTVPCSRRGASYYNCRPGAQANPYNRGCSAIARCRGG, via the coding sequence ATGGCCAAGTCACCTTCGCTACCTTTCTTCATGATCTCCGCCGTCGCCACCATTCTACTGGCGGCGAGTATGGTGGTCGCCGGCGGGGACAGCCTCATGGCGACAGGGTGGGTAACGGGCCCACACTGCAAGGGCTCCATCGCTGAGTGCCTGGAAGGTGAAGAAGGTGAGGAGTTCGAGCTGGATTCCGAGATCAACCGGCGCATCTTAGCTGATACTCGCTACATCAGCTACGGCGCTTTGCGGAAGAACACCGTCCCGTGCTCTCGACGCGGCGCTTCCTACTACAATTGCCGACCAGGGGCTCAGGCTAACCCTTACAACCGTGGTTGCAGCGCCATTGCAAGGTGCCGGGGCGGTTAA
- the LOC130721518 gene encoding translationally-controlled tumor protein homolog, translating to MLVYQDLLTGDELLSDSFPYKEIENGILWEVEGKWVVQGALDVDIGANPSAEGGDEDEGVDDQTVKVVDIVDTFRLQEQPPFDKKQFVTFVKRYIKLLTPKLEAEKQELFKKHIEGATKFLLSKLSDLQFFVGESMHDDGSLVFAYYKEGATDPTFIYFAHGLKEIKC from the exons ATGCTTGTCTACCAGGATCTTCTTACAG GTGATGAGCTTCTCTCTGACTCATTCCCCTACAAGGAAATTGAGAATGGAATCCTGTGGGAAGTGGAAGGAAAG TGGGTCGTTCAAGGTGCATTGGATGTAGATATTGGTGCTAACCCTTCTGCAGAGGGTGGAGATGAGGATGAAGGTGTTGATGACCAAACTGTCAAAGTAGTTGATATTGTTGACACTTTTAGGCTTCAG gagCAACCTCCTTTTGATAAGAAACAATTTGTCACATTTGTGAAGAGATATATTAAATTGCTGACACCCAAGTTAGAGGCAGAGAAGCAAGAGTTGTTTAAGAAGCACATTGAGGGAGCAACTAAGTTCCTACTCTCAAAGCTCAGTGACCTCCAATT TTTTGTTGGGGAGAGCATGCACGATGATGGAAGCCTGGTCTTTGCATACTACAAGGAAGGTGCCACTGATCCAACTTTCATCTACTTTGCCCATGGGTTGAAGGAGATCAAGTGCTGA